A portion of the Desulfomicrobium macestii genome contains these proteins:
- a CDS encoding type II secretion system F family protein, translated as MPQFKYSGFNAKGDRARGVVQASDLGAAAERLRAQGIMITDVAETQAGGSPSAGDALAMLGRVGTKDIVLFFRMFSALMASQVTVTESIEILHEQTENRKLKSVLEKVRRKIEGGEPLSSAMAEHPRVFPIVAVNMIRAGELGGILDVVLERISEYLEARAALRSKMIISMIYPAVVVVVSVVVVVFLVVFVIPKFAILLGGAKLPANTQFLLDTADFLTKNAMTIIATTAAAALGFALMLTIPASRLIYDRYKIHIPVLGPIFRFGVIVQFSKTLAALLESGITLVDALRAASETVTNEAARAQIQHMNNKVVAGETLSSAFASDRFFTPMVKAMVKIGEHSGLMDQAMHTVGQLHEKILQDKISRMTAMIEPMLIIVLGGVVGYVAWGLVAGMLAMYGAN; from the coding sequence ATGCCACAATTCAAATACAGCGGATTTAACGCCAAGGGCGACAGGGCCAGGGGAGTGGTGCAGGCCTCGGACCTGGGCGCCGCCGCCGAACGCCTGCGCGCCCAGGGGATCATGATCACGGACGTGGCCGAGACCCAGGCGGGCGGTTCTCCCAGCGCCGGGGACGCGCTGGCCATGCTCGGCCGGGTGGGCACCAAGGACATCGTACTCTTCTTCCGCATGTTTTCGGCGCTGATGGCCTCCCAGGTGACGGTGACCGAATCCATCGAAATCCTCCACGAGCAGACCGAAAACAGAAAACTCAAAAGCGTGCTGGAGAAGGTGCGCCGGAAAATCGAAGGCGGTGAGCCCTTGAGTTCGGCCATGGCAGAGCACCCCCGTGTTTTTCCCATCGTGGCCGTGAACATGATCCGCGCCGGTGAACTCGGCGGCATCCTCGACGTGGTCCTGGAGCGCATCTCCGAATACCTGGAGGCCAGGGCGGCCCTGCGCTCCAAGATGATCATCAGCATGATCTACCCGGCGGTGGTGGTCGTCGTCTCTGTGGTCGTAGTCGTGTTCCTGGTGGTTTTCGTCATCCCAAAGTTCGCCATCCTGCTGGGCGGAGCCAAGCTGCCCGCCAACACCCAGTTCCTGCTCGACACGGCCGACTTCCTGACCAAAAACGCCATGACCATCATCGCCACCACGGCCGCAGCTGCCCTGGGCTTCGCGCTCATGCTGACCATCCCCGCCTCGCGACTGATCTATGACAGGTACAAAATCCATATCCCGGTCCTGGGCCCAATTTTCCGCTTCGGGGTCATCGTGCAGTTCTCCAAGACCCTGGCCGCGCTGCTCGAGAGCGGCATCACCCTGGTCGACGCCCTGCGGGCCGCGTCCGAAACCGTGACCAACGAAGCGGCGCGGGCGCAGATCCAGCACATGAACAACAAGGTCGTGGCCGGTGAAACCCTGTCCTCGGCTTTTGCAAGCGACCGTTTTTTCACGCCCATGGTCAAGGCCATGGTCAAGATCGGCGAGCACTCGGGGCTCATGGACCAGGCCATGCACACCGTGGGACAGCTGCACGAAAAGATCCTGCAGGACAAGATCTCGCGCATGACGGCCATGATCGAGCCCATGCTCATCATCGTCCTGGGCGGGGTGGTCGGCTACGTGGCCTGGGGACTCGTGGCCGGAATGCTGGCCATGTACGGTGCAAATTAA
- a CDS encoding peptidylprolyl isomerase: MKNLALVILCLLFLAGCNQTKNDNAVVTFDGGSLTLEDLKAHQAIMKKSSRFNKDPDRITPEFVYEHAVNMEMIIAKALKEKLHQDPRIRAEIHEFMSDLFLKVMQDHLVPQLDRDSLTEEEVRAYFDANIASYIPPTQYGVRVIENPDKNVLKTVRERILAGEESFETAAQELSTHNSTREDGGYAGKRAITSYRPDWRAAIENLEINSISEPVRIKNDWYLFQVTDKTSFEAPDFEEKKAYVRNDLLYSKYREAWEQVYTQLKSEHKLKVDEHKLQHFLNPEDGHDHKHG, encoded by the coding sequence ATGAAGAATCTAGCGCTCGTGATATTGTGCCTGCTTTTCCTGGCAGGCTGCAACCAGACCAAGAACGACAACGCCGTGGTCACCTTTGACGGCGGCAGCCTGACCCTGGAGGATCTCAAGGCTCATCAGGCCATCATGAAGAAGAGTTCCCGGTTCAACAAGGACCCCGACAGGATCACCCCGGAGTTCGTCTACGAACACGCCGTGAACATGGAGATGATCATCGCCAAGGCCCTAAAGGAGAAGCTGCATCAGGATCCGCGCATCCGGGCCGAAATTCATGAGTTCATGTCCGATCTTTTCCTGAAGGTCATGCAGGACCACCTGGTACCCCAGCTCGACCGCGATTCCCTGACTGAAGAGGAAGTTCGGGCCTATTTCGACGCCAACATCGCCAGCTACATCCCACCGACCCAATACGGCGTGCGTGTCATCGAGAATCCCGACAAGAACGTGCTCAAAACTGTGCGGGAACGTATCCTGGCTGGCGAGGAGAGCTTCGAGACAGCGGCCCAGGAGTTGTCAACCCACAACTCCACACGCGAGGACGGAGGCTACGCAGGCAAGCGGGCCATCACCAGCTACCGCCCTGACTGGCGCGCGGCCATCGAGAATCTGGAAATCAACTCGATATCCGAACCCGTGCGCATCAAGAACGACTGGTACCTGTTCCAGGTCACGGACAAGACCTCCTTCGAAGCCCCGGACTTCGAGGAAAAGAAGGCCTATGTCCGCAACGACCTGCTCTATTCCAAGTACCGCGAAGCCTGGGAGCAGGTCTATACGCAACTCAAGAGTGAGCACAAGCTCAAGGTCGACGAGCACAAACTGCAGCATTTCTTGAACCCGGAGGACGGTCATGACCACAAGCACGGCTAA
- a CDS encoding HAD family hydrolase, whose amino-acid sequence MITSPGVPAIRKQHPRVVHKLPRRIRLKGGVLRHGLLDFDYLEAHLGSLLGVIGVRRELTPEDKARVVCQLKAEGYNVAVVGDGVNDAPALISADLGICMAHDGDLARASAQAVILNDDLRALCTARHIKKPGLTNLSAGRPLEGRI is encoded by the coding sequence ATGATCACCTCTCCTGGCGTGCCCGCCATCCGCAAACAGCACCCGCGCGTGGTTCATAAACTGCCGCGCCGTATCCGGCTCAAGGGCGGGGTGCTGCGTCACGGGTTGCTTGACTTCGATTATCTGGAAGCGCACCTGGGCTCCCTGCTCGGCGTGATTGGCGTACGCAGGGAACTGACGCCCGAGGACAAGGCACGCGTGGTCTGCCAACTAAAAGCAGAAGGATACAACGTGGCCGTGGTCGGCGATGGGGTCAACGACGCCCCGGCCCTGATCAGCGCGGACCTCGGCATCTGCATGGCCCACGACGGCGACCTTGCCAGGGCCTCGGCCCAGGCCGTCATCCTGAACGACGATCTGCGCGCCCTGTGCACGGCCCGGCACATCAAAAAACCCGGGCTCACAAACCTCTCCGCTGGACGGCCCTTGGAGGGAAGAATCTGA
- a CDS encoding type II secretion system protein GspG produces the protein MVDIIRRLLVAGLAIGVIGGNADEFTRFYDETVESARHLATAADLRSIGTMLDYQLMKTGRYPEQDDFMSWMKANFKESPTDKLGYDHWNTLLIYTSSEDRKRFMLSSAGPDGLPNTLDDLRITGP, from the coding sequence ATGGTTGATATCATCAGGCGGCTCCTCGTGGCGGGCCTTGCCATTGGCGTCATCGGCGGAAATGCTGACGAATTCACCAGATTCTACGACGAAACCGTTGAGAGCGCGCGCCATTTGGCCACCGCCGCCGACCTACGCAGCATTGGCACCATGCTCGACTACCAGCTCATGAAGACGGGCCGCTATCCAGAGCAGGACGACTTCATGAGCTGGATGAAGGCCAATTTCAAGGAAAGCCCAACCGACAAGCTGGGGTACGATCATTGGAACACTCTGTTGATTTACACCTCAAGCGAGGACCGCAAACGTTTCATGCTCTCAAGCGCCGGACCCGATGGCCTTCCCAACACTCTTGACGACCTGCGCATCACGGGACCCTGA
- a CDS encoding flavodoxin, whose protein sequence is MAKALIVFGSTTGNTEGVADDILKILNKNGIPTEVKNAADVSPAGLAEGYDTVIMGCSTWGDEDIELQDDFMDIFDNMEKVGLTGKKVAVFGCGDSSYTHFCGAVDVIEKKAESLGANIIVGSFKIDGDPEASAVEEWAAEVMRMM, encoded by the coding sequence ATGGCCAAGGCTTTGATTGTTTTTGGTTCCACCACGGGCAACACCGAAGGTGTGGCGGACGACATCCTCAAGATTCTGAACAAGAACGGCATCCCGACCGAGGTCAAGAACGCCGCCGACGTGTCTCCGGCCGGATTGGCCGAGGGTTACGACACGGTGATCATGGGTTGCTCGACCTGGGGCGACGAGGACATCGAGCTGCAGGACGACTTCATGGACATTTTCGACAACATGGAAAAGGTCGGGCTTACCGGCAAGAAGGTTGCGGTCTTCGGGTGCGGGGACTCGTCCTACACGCATTTTTGCGGGGCCGTGGACGTCATCGAGAAGAAGGCCGAGTCTCTGGGGGCCAACATCATCGTTGGTTCCTTCAAGATAGACGGAGATCCTGAAGCCTCGGCAGTCGAGGAATGGGCCGCCGAAGTCATGCGCATGATGTAG